One part of the Candidatus Hydrogenedentota bacterium genome encodes these proteins:
- a CDS encoding iron-containing alcohol dehydrogenase, producing MTRLGWDTFGKSFDCACGVRHALPIEACHIGTDAAEELARFAHGRCGESALIIADENTRAAVGDRLLSMLGMAHKQVVEKILPGQDFDATLDLAETVAREGVSCDFYVAIGSGTLSDLAKWAGSQQDKPVLLYPTAASMNGYSSAIVALKVRGLKATLPCRPATGIFADPEIAASAPPRMTAAGVADFLSKCSSAADWRAGHLLRGGYYCPRPREFNEGIQARIIEEAPAIGRGEPGAIKLVLEALMLSGFGMVVAGSSAPASGGEHLISHYLDMKHALYGTPNDLHGAQVGVATVHTLDLWEKVLSVDARDLDIDALAAAQPAMDQIREWIVDDWGPEVGKEVLAQWSQKALDTDRLRAELQKFRELLPELRAALSQELESPGIIARCIEETGGPATPEAMLASREEYRNALKRARFLRNRLTVLDLAAELCLA from the coding sequence TTGACTAGACTCGGTTGGGACACCTTTGGGAAATCCTTCGATTGCGCGTGCGGCGTGCGGCACGCGCTGCCGATTGAGGCGTGCCACATCGGGACCGATGCGGCGGAGGAACTCGCGCGTTTTGCGCACGGCCGCTGCGGCGAAAGCGCCCTGATTATCGCCGACGAGAACACACGGGCCGCCGTGGGCGACAGACTGCTTTCGATGCTCGGGATGGCCCACAAGCAGGTCGTCGAGAAGATTCTGCCCGGGCAAGACTTCGATGCAACGCTGGACCTGGCCGAGACTGTGGCGCGGGAAGGCGTCTCGTGCGATTTCTACGTGGCGATCGGTTCAGGAACCCTGAGTGATCTGGCCAAGTGGGCAGGCTCGCAACAGGACAAGCCGGTGCTGCTCTATCCGACAGCCGCTTCCATGAACGGCTATAGTTCCGCCATCGTCGCCTTGAAAGTGCGCGGGCTGAAGGCGACGCTGCCCTGCCGGCCTGCAACCGGTATTTTTGCCGACCCCGAGATCGCCGCAAGCGCGCCCCCGCGCATGACCGCCGCCGGCGTGGCGGATTTCTTGTCGAAATGCTCCTCGGCCGCCGACTGGCGGGCCGGTCACCTGCTGCGCGGCGGCTACTACTGCCCGAGGCCGCGCGAGTTTAACGAAGGCATCCAGGCGCGGATCATCGAGGAAGCGCCTGCCATCGGCCGCGGCGAACCGGGGGCAATCAAGCTGGTGCTCGAAGCGCTGATGCTCTCCGGATTCGGAATGGTCGTCGCGGGCTCGTCTGCCCCTGCGTCAGGCGGCGAACATCTTATCTCCCACTATCTGGACATGAAGCACGCGCTTTACGGAACGCCCAACGACCTTCACGGCGCACAGGTGGGTGTGGCCACGGTCCACACTCTGGACCTCTGGGAAAAGGTGCTGTCCGTGGACGCGCGCGACCTGGATATCGACGCGCTGGCGGCCGCGCAACCGGCCATGGACCAGATTCGAGAGTGGATCGTGGACGACTGGGGACCCGAGGTGGGCAAGGAAGTCCTTGCCCAATGGTCACAAAAAGCCCTTGATACGGACCGTCTGCGCGCAGAACTGCAAAAGTTTCGGGAACTGCTTCCGGAATTGCGCGCAGCGCTCAGCCAGGAGCTGGAGTCTCCCGGAATCATAGCGCGCTGTATCGAAGAGACGGGCGGACCCGCCACGCCGGAAGCGATGCTCGCATCCCGGGAGGAATACCGCAACGCCCTGAAGCGAGCGCGATTCCTTCGCAACCGCCTTACCGTACTGGACCTGGCCGCCGAACTGTGCCTGGCGTGA